In Dehalococcoidia bacterium, a genomic segment contains:
- a CDS encoding FAD-dependent oxidoreductase — MDVEGGPGLWELEEWRKRWPAPCQEACPIHTDARGYVILTALGRFQEARQVAQDHNPLFHVCAWVCDAPCEDACTRGEIDRPIAIRRIKRFLAHNGQVVELQAAPPTGKRVAIVGAGPAGLAAAYELALLGHAVEVYDAAPFPGGMVFLGIPRFRLGMEVLERDLAPLRALGVEFHTGVRVGKDMSLQELRRRFDAVVIAAGCMSPVTLDVPGAHLEGIYLPLPWLEEANMGRRPPCGQRVVVIGGGFTAMDVSRTAVRLGAQWVGVFYRRTRREMEVDEEELEEAREEGVELHFLASPVRFLGTNKVEAVEFIRNRLGEPDATGRPRPVPIPGSEFTVEADTVVLAIGQRPDISWLGDELPVRDGYPQVDPETLMVEGQPGLFACGDFVTGSSTIVAAMAQGRRAAAAVHRYLGGEPRPLSPRTAQLAGILYPKIYEGPNFARPQPRVPKAEPDVRRQRLSLEVEMTYSEEAVRLEASRCLYCGLPVQIRPEDCIMCDACVAVCPVNCIHPAVTAEVGGPRWTDSVVEATTYRIDQETCIRCGRCLKVCPTRAIFVGP, encoded by the coding sequence ATGGACGTGGAGGGAGGACCCGGCCTTTGGGAGCTGGAGGAATGGCGAAAGCGTTGGCCAGCTCCCTGTCAGGAGGCGTGTCCCATACATACTGATGCCCGCGGATACGTTATCCTCACAGCCCTGGGGCGCTTCCAAGAGGCCCGGCAAGTAGCCCAGGACCACAACCCCCTGTTCCACGTGTGCGCCTGGGTGTGCGATGCCCCCTGTGAGGACGCCTGCACCCGTGGCGAGATAGACCGCCCTATAGCCATCCGGCGCATAAAGCGGTTCCTGGCCCACAATGGACAGGTGGTGGAGCTGCAGGCGGCTCCCCCCACGGGGAAACGCGTGGCCATCGTAGGGGCGGGGCCGGCGGGGCTAGCCGCCGCCTACGAGCTGGCCCTCCTGGGCCACGCGGTGGAGGTCTACGATGCCGCTCCCTTCCCTGGGGGGATGGTGTTTTTGGGCATACCCCGCTTTCGGCTGGGGATGGAGGTGTTAGAGCGTGATCTGGCACCCTTGCGGGCATTAGGGGTGGAGTTCCACACCGGTGTGCGCGTGGGGAAGGACATGTCCCTACAGGAGCTGCGCCGCCGGTTCGATGCCGTAGTCATCGCCGCCGGCTGCATGAGCCCCGTGACCCTGGACGTGCCGGGGGCCCATCTGGAGGGGATATACTTACCTCTGCCATGGCTGGAGGAGGCCAACATGGGGCGGCGGCCCCCCTGTGGGCAGCGGGTGGTGGTCATAGGCGGCGGCTTCACAGCCATGGACGTCTCCCGCACCGCCGTGCGTCTGGGCGCCCAGTGGGTGGGCGTATTTTACCGTCGCACCCGCAGGGAGATGGAGGTGGACGAGGAGGAGCTGGAGGAGGCGCGGGAGGAGGGAGTGGAGCTCCACTTCCTGGCCTCCCCCGTGCGCTTCTTGGGCACAAACAAGGTGGAGGCGGTGGAGTTCATCCGCAACCGGTTGGGGGAGCCCGACGCCACCGGTCGCCCCCGCCCCGTGCCCATCCCGGGCAGCGAGTTCACCGTAGAGGCGGACACGGTGGTCCTGGCCATCGGCCAGAGGCCTGACATCTCCTGGCTAGGGGATGAGCTCCCCGTCCGCGACGGGTACCCCCAAGTGGACCCCGAGACCCTGATGGTGGAAGGTCAGCCCGGGCTCTTTGCCTGCGGCGACTTCGTCACTGGCTCCAGCACCATCGTGGCCGCCATGGCCCAGGGGAGGCGGGCGGCGGCCGCTGTTCACCGCTATTTGGGCGGGGAGCCGCGGCCCCTCTCGCCGCGCACGGCCCAGCTGGCAGGCATCCTCTACCCTAAGATCTACGAGGGCCCCAACTTCGCCAGGCCGCAGCCACGGGTCCCCAAGGCGGAGCCGGACGTCCGCCGCCAGCGCTTGAGCCTAGAGGTGGAGATGACCTATAGCGAGGAGGCAGTGCGGCTGGAGGCCTCCCGCTGCCTTTACTGCGGCCTGCCGGTGCAGATCCGCCCCGAGGACTGCATCATGTGCGATGCCTGCGTGGCCGTCTGCCCAGTCAACTGCATCCACCCAGCGGTGACAGCCGAGGTGGGCGGCCCTCGCTGGACCGATAGCGTGGTGGAGGCCACCACCTACCGCATCGACCAAGAGACGTGCATCCGCTGCGGCCGCTGCCTGAAGGTCTGCCCCACCAGGGCCATCTTCGTGGGGCCTTAG
- the extP gene encoding selenite/tellurite reduction operon b-type cytochrome ExtP, which produces MAVYEEPGRPRNWQERLTIWRDRLYDRLFRNYIWRSIFRSGFPNTPRNQMLVVATNIFLHLHPTRIHRTHVKVTHTYCLGGLTFFMFIILTVTGVLLMFYYVPDVHRAWRDIAALETNVRFGLLMRNLHRWSAHGMVILVFLHMMRVFYTGAYKPPREFNWVVGVALLFLTLLMSFTGYLLPWDQLAIWAITVGHGIGGSTPYFGDEVQQVLFGGFEIGQNALIRFYTLHVLGLPLLSAILMAVHFWRIRRDGGLARPL; this is translated from the coding sequence ATGGCCGTATATGAAGAGCCGGGAAGGCCTCGTAACTGGCAAGAGCGCCTGACCATTTGGCGCGACCGCTTGTATGACCGGCTTTTCCGCAACTACATATGGCGCTCCATCTTCCGTTCCGGATTCCCTAACACGCCCCGCAACCAGATGCTAGTGGTGGCCACCAATATATTCCTCCATCTCCACCCCACCCGCATCCACCGCACGCATGTCAAGGTCACCCACACCTACTGCCTGGGAGGCCTCACCTTCTTCATGTTTATCATCCTGACGGTGACGGGCGTGTTGCTCATGTTCTACTATGTGCCGGACGTGCACCGGGCCTGGCGGGACATCGCCGCCCTGGAGACCAACGTGCGGTTCGGCCTTTTGATGCGTAACCTGCACCGATGGTCGGCCCACGGCATGGTCATCCTGGTGTTCCTGCACATGATGCGGGTGTTCTACACGGGGGCCTACAAGCCGCCGCGGGAGTTCAACTGGGTGGTGGGAGTGGCCCTCCTCTTCCTCACCCTCCTTATGAGCTTCACCGGCTACCTGCTGCCCTGGGACCAGTTGGCCATCTGGGCCATAACGGTGGGGCATGGTATCGGCGGCTCCACCCCCTACTTCGGCGATGAGGTGCAGCAGGTGCTCTTTGGGGGGTTCGAGATCGGGCAGAACGCCCTCATCCGCTTCTACACCTTGCATGTGCTGGGGCTGCCGCTCCTTTCGGCCATCCTCATGGCGGTGCACTTCTGGCGCATCCGTCGCGATGGGGGGCTGGCGCGGCCCTTGTGA
- a CDS encoding SDR family oxidoreductase → MQELRLDGKVALVIGVENGIGRALAVALAEAGADVACCATSPSQEVAAHSCANEVWATGRRSLAAAVRATSPQEVEALVDKVVAELGRLDILVNAHDLPFALPLEETGPEQFRRVLEENLEAVYLAIRAASRPMLAQGKGRIINVVPLSAERGLANATAYCAAKAGVLNLTRALALEWARRGIAINALGCGWTEREGLASDPEAQAALERYLPYRRLAQPQEMAGAAVYLASEAADFVTGQVIWVDGGALSHI, encoded by the coding sequence ATGCAGGAGCTGCGCCTAGATGGCAAGGTGGCCCTGGTGATAGGGGTGGAGAACGGCATCGGCCGGGCCCTGGCGGTGGCCCTGGCAGAGGCGGGGGCCGATGTGGCCTGTTGCGCCACCAGCCCCTCGCAGGAGGTGGCCGCCCACTCCTGCGCCAACGAGGTATGGGCGACGGGACGTCGCTCCCTGGCCGCCGCCGTCCGGGCCACCAGCCCCCAGGAGGTGGAGGCCCTGGTGGATAAAGTGGTGGCGGAGCTGGGGCGGCTGGACATCCTCGTCAACGCCCATGACCTGCCCTTTGCCCTCCCCCTGGAGGAGACGGGGCCTGAGCAGTTCCGTCGCGTGCTGGAGGAGAACCTAGAGGCCGTCTATCTGGCCATAAGGGCCGCCTCCCGCCCCATGCTGGCCCAGGGCAAGGGGCGCATCATCAACGTGGTGCCCCTATCGGCTGAGAGGGGCCTTGCCAACGCCACCGCCTACTGTGCCGCCAAGGCCGGGGTGCTCAACCTCACCCGCGCCCTGGCCCTGGAGTGGGCCCGCCGGGGCATCGCCATAAACGCCCTGGGCTGTGGATGGACGGAGAGGGAGGGGCTGGCCAGCGACCCAGAGGCCCAGGCGGCCCTAGAACGCTACCTGCCCTACCGCCGCCTAGCCCAGCCGCAGGAGATGGCTGGCGCGGCCGTCTACCTGGCCTCTGAGGCTGCCGATTTCGTCACGGGGCAGGTCATCTGGGTGGACGGGGGCGCCCTCAGCCACATCTAG
- a CDS encoding cupredoxin domain-containing protein, which produces MWRQAKFLLVAVALLTGALAIACQQGEEKAPPPAARTPAPVGGQVTIRAIPTLKFDTKELRVPANTQVTILFVNDDTAVPHDFTIWTKKDGKKIAGTEIITGPARQSITVNLAPGQYYFNCTVHPTEMEGKVIAQ; this is translated from the coding sequence GTGTGGCGTCAGGCGAAGTTCCTGCTGGTAGCTGTCGCCCTGCTGACAGGGGCGCTGGCCATCGCCTGTCAGCAGGGGGAGGAGAAGGCCCCGCCGCCGGCGGCGAGAACCCCCGCCCCTGTGGGAGGCCAGGTGACCATCAGGGCCATACCTACCCTTAAGTTCGACACTAAGGAACTGCGGGTGCCTGCCAACACGCAGGTCACCATCCTCTTTGTCAACGATGACACTGCTGTTCCTCATGACTTCACCATCTGGACCAAGAAGGACGGGAAGAAGATCGCGGGCACGGAGATCATCACCGGCCCTGCCCGCCAGAGCATCACCGTCAACCTGGCCCCCGGCCAATACTACTTCAACTGCACCGTCCACCCCACGGAGATGGAGGGGAAGGTGATAGCTCAGTGA
- a CDS encoding SDR family oxidoreductase, whose amino-acid sequence MGILDKLRLDGRVAVVTGAGRGLGRAMAVALARAGADVVCAARSQDQIEETARLVRELGPRSLALPTDVTDPHQCTNLIETTVKELGRIDILVNNAGGATPGYDKPVEEITDEEWRLGIDTNLSSVFYCCRAAIPHMVRQGGGKIINVSSGYGLRGGRNNFIYCSAKAAIINFTRSLALTYARYNIQANCIVPGFFPHENPEVLQYLRGGQFIPMGRVGRDEEIGPACVFLASSLSDHMNGGIIVLDGGGLAGGQAPTGLAPRIPLREE is encoded by the coding sequence GTGGGCATCCTTGACAAGCTGAGGCTGGATGGCAGGGTGGCGGTGGTCACCGGCGCTGGTCGTGGCCTGGGCCGCGCAATGGCCGTGGCCCTGGCTCGGGCGGGGGCGGACGTGGTCTGTGCCGCCCGCTCCCAAGACCAGATCGAGGAGACGGCACGTCTGGTGCGGGAGCTGGGCCCTCGCTCCCTGGCCCTGCCCACCGATGTCACCGACCCACACCAATGCACCAACCTTATAGAGACCACCGTGAAGGAGCTGGGGCGCATCGACATCCTGGTCAACAACGCCGGCGGCGCCACCCCTGGGTACGACAAGCCGGTGGAGGAGATCACGGACGAGGAGTGGCGGCTGGGCATCGATACTAACTTGTCCAGCGTGTTCTATTGCTGCCGGGCTGCCATACCCCACATGGTGCGTCAGGGGGGAGGGAAGATCATCAACGTCTCCTCGGGCTACGGGCTGCGGGGAGGGCGCAACAACTTCATCTACTGCTCGGCCAAGGCTGCCATCATCAACTTCACCAGGTCCCTGGCCCTGACCTACGCCCGCTACAACATCCAGGCCAACTGCATCGTCCCTGGCTTCTTCCCCCACGAGAATCCAGAGGTGCTCCAGTATCTGCGGGGGGGCCAGTTCATACCTATGGGGCGGGTGGGGCGCGATGAGGAGATAGGCCCGGCGTGTGTCTTTCTGGCCTCTTCCCTGTCCGACCATATGAACGGAGGCATCATCGTCCTGGATGGAGGAGGGCTGGCTGGCGGCCAGGCGCCCACTGGCCTTGCCCCCCGCATACCCCTTAGGGAGGAGTAA
- a CDS encoding SDR family oxidoreductase has product MDLLLQGKVAIVAGGSRGIGRAVALGLAQEGCRLVLGARDPAHLAAAQEAVAALGAQAVTVPGDLTRPADCRRLVDAALAAFGRVDILVNSVHASLPGEDEEVWRQGLETLLLVPVRLTNLVSPHMKEQGGGVIVHLASIWGREAGGYPAYNAAKAALISHAKAMAIALAPYGIRVLTVAPGSIAHPGGTWWRRQLEDPKGMARFVRDNIPMGRFGTAEEVANVVVFLCSPRATWVTGACVVVDGGQSRTNI; this is encoded by the coding sequence GTGGACCTGCTCTTGCAGGGAAAGGTGGCCATCGTGGCCGGGGGCAGCCGGGGCATCGGGAGGGCGGTGGCCCTGGGGCTGGCCCAGGAGGGATGCCGGCTGGTGCTAGGGGCCCGCGACCCCGCCCACCTGGCTGCAGCCCAAGAGGCGGTGGCCGCCCTAGGCGCCCAGGCGGTGACCGTGCCCGGTGACCTCACCCGGCCCGCAGACTGTCGGCGCCTGGTGGACGCTGCCCTGGCGGCCTTCGGCCGGGTGGACATACTGGTAAACAGCGTCCACGCCTCCCTGCCGGGGGAGGATGAGGAGGTGTGGCGGCAGGGCCTGGAGACGTTGCTCCTCGTGCCCGTTCGGCTGACCAACTTAGTATCCCCCCACATGAAGGAACAGGGGGGAGGGGTCATCGTCCACCTGGCCTCCATATGGGGGCGGGAGGCCGGGGGATACCCGGCCTACAACGCGGCCAAGGCCGCCCTCATCTCCCATGCCAAGGCCATGGCCATCGCCTTGGCGCCCTACGGCATAAGGGTGCTAACGGTGGCCCCCGGCTCCATCGCTCACCCCGGGGGGACGTGGTGGCGGCGGCAGTTGGAGGACCCCAAGGGCATGGCCCGTTTCGTGCGGGACAACATACCTATGGGCCGCTTCGGCACGGCAGAAGAGGTGGCCAACGTGGTGGTCTTTCTCTGCTCGCCGCGGGCGACCTGGGTGACGGGGGCTTGCGTGGTGGTGGATGGAGGTCAGAGCCGCACCAATATCTAG
- a CDS encoding cupredoxin domain-containing protein, with translation MNTSKQINIMIGLMFLLIITLGIYFVWDQNVRAQDASRRQVEENAIRGGKVFALNCRVCHGDTGRGYMENPNLPGPPLNLEAYRVTDPTKLKPLQQRLYDTLRCGRVGTLMPPWSQEQGGTLTDTQIWQLVTLITGSWLDEVSHDPSAVSKMGWEAMQELAHELDTIRTPQRDVLRLAADVGPFDAVLPLNDAHVGLSVGQLLRIEDEVVEVKSFPAFSSLARSVSATDRVLPLESSADFRAGIIVQAEGELMRVVAVDPAAKTITVERGVQGTTPAPHKRGVRVQDPSNEIVVERGVFGTEAASHAAGTQVLNGPIPPPTGPLTGEGGTPPCGQRPPAPAAAAGPAPTLSPGQPAIPPTAQPIQAQVTEPTDGVIQVPMRDNIFVVNNLKVKAGQEVTIRIINEGQNPHNLRVAGPDGQWGSGDDFAVPADGSFIQGGQQAEAVFTPYQPGVYSFRCDVHPTNMWGIITVEQ, from the coding sequence ATGAACACCAGCAAGCAGATAAACATCATGATCGGCCTCATGTTCTTGCTCATCATCACCCTGGGCATCTATTTCGTGTGGGACCAGAACGTGCGGGCCCAGGATGCCTCCCGTCGCCAGGTGGAAGAGAACGCCATCCGCGGGGGCAAGGTCTTCGCCCTTAACTGCCGCGTATGTCATGGGGACACAGGCCGGGGCTACATGGAGAACCCCAATCTCCCCGGCCCTCCCCTAAACCTGGAGGCCTACCGGGTTACAGACCCCACCAAGCTCAAGCCCCTGCAGCAGCGCCTCTATGACACCCTCCGCTGCGGGCGGGTGGGCACCCTCATGCCCCCTTGGAGCCAGGAGCAAGGCGGCACCCTCACCGATACCCAGATTTGGCAGCTAGTAACCCTCATTACCGGCAGCTGGCTGGACGAGGTAAGCCACGACCCGAGCGCTGTTAGCAAGATGGGGTGGGAGGCCATGCAGGAGCTGGCCCACGAGCTGGATACCATCCGTACCCCTCAGAGAGATGTGCTGCGCCTGGCCGCCGATGTGGGCCCCTTCGATGCCGTCCTACCCCTCAACGATGCCCACGTGGGGCTCAGCGTGGGCCAGCTTTTGCGCATAGAGGACGAGGTGGTGGAGGTGAAGTCCTTCCCTGCCTTCAGCTCCCTGGCCAGGTCCGTCTCGGCCACCGATAGGGTCCTCCCCCTGGAGTCGTCGGCCGATTTCCGGGCAGGCATCATCGTGCAGGCGGAGGGGGAGCTGATGCGGGTGGTGGCGGTGGACCCGGCGGCCAAGACCATCACCGTGGAGCGAGGGGTTCAGGGCACCACCCCTGCTCCCCACAAGCGAGGGGTGAGGGTGCAGGACCCCAGCAACGAGATCGTGGTAGAGCGGGGGGTCTTTGGCACGGAGGCGGCCTCTCACGCCGCCGGAACCCAGGTCCTCAATGGGCCCATCCCGCCGCCCACTGGCCCCCTCACGGGGGAGGGCGGCACACCGCCCTGCGGCCAGCGCCCGCCGGCCCCCGCTGCTGCCGCTGGCCCCGCGCCCACCCTTAGCCCGGGCCAGCCTGCCATCCCGCCCACCGCCCAGCCCATCCAGGCCCAGGTGACCGAGCCCACCGATGGGGTCATACAGGTGCCTATGAGGGACAACATCTTCGTAGTCAACAACCTCAAGGTGAAGGCGGGCCAGGAGGTGACCATCAGGATCATCAACGAGGGCCAGAACCCCCACAACCTGCGGGTGGCCGGCCCCGACGGGCAGTGGGGTAGTGGCGATGACTTCGCCGTGCCGGCCGACGGTTCCTTCATTCAAGGAGGGCAGCAAGCCGAGGCTGTCTTTACCCCCTATCAGCCCGGCGTATACTCGTTCCGATGCGACGTCCACCCTACAAACATGTGGGGTATCATCACTGTGGAGCAATAA
- a CDS encoding Rieske (2Fe-2S) protein has protein sequence MAGMAEEQQDVGLNLAPEARGTMAERRGLGPRPTEVSTPVATPARAGKPLISRRVFVLGGFWTALGLALLGIFGPQLDFLYPRRVRGFGGPVPVPKSAIPEPGGEPVRIFEGRFWLVHLQPGVTPNGEETQGGVLALWWKCPHLGCTVPWRPDFVFMGRKGWFRCPCHGSTYTKEGGVLVFGPAPRSMDTFPIEVKEDGSIVVLTGPNNARMGGKDNPARAVRLPGFQYG, from the coding sequence ATGGCAGGCATGGCTGAGGAGCAACAGGACGTAGGGCTCAACCTGGCGCCCGAGGCCCGGGGCACCATGGCTGAGAGGCGGGGCCTGGGGCCGCGGCCTACAGAGGTCTCCACCCCTGTGGCAACCCCTGCTCGGGCGGGCAAGCCACTTATATCGCGGCGCGTCTTCGTGCTGGGGGGATTTTGGACAGCACTGGGGCTGGCCCTGTTGGGCATCTTCGGGCCGCAGCTGGACTTCCTCTACCCCAGGAGGGTGCGGGGGTTTGGCGGGCCGGTGCCGGTGCCCAAGAGCGCCATCCCCGAGCCTGGGGGGGAGCCGGTGCGCATATTCGAAGGGCGCTTCTGGCTGGTGCACCTCCAGCCAGGGGTGACCCCCAACGGCGAAGAGACCCAAGGGGGAGTCTTGGCCCTTTGGTGGAAGTGCCCTCACCTGGGTTGCACGGTCCCCTGGCGCCCCGACTTCGTGTTCATGGGGCGCAAGGGGTGGTTCCGGTGCCCATGTCACGGCTCTACCTATACCAAGGAGGGAGGGGTGCTCGTCTTCGGGCCCGCCCCCCGCTCCATGGACACCTTCCCCATCGAGGTGAAGGAGGACGGCAGCATCGTGGTGCTCACGGGCCCTAACAACGCCCGCATGGGTGGCAAAGACAACCCGGCGCGGGCGGTGCGGTTGCCTGGCTTCCAGTACGGATAG